A genomic stretch from Bradyrhizobium quebecense includes:
- a CDS encoding polysaccharide deacetylase family protein, with product MQRETGAEPERATSRGVLGGATSAQAADPARGLISHDRYSYSAITRRPDFVWPHGKRLAVYIALNLEHFAFGDGLGAELCPGGPHPDVLNYAWRDYGNRVGVWRLIDLFDELKLPVSVLVNSSIYHYCPEVMDAFRARGDEVVGHGRTNSERQGVLSPAEEQRLIEEATDVIARAEGRRPLGWLGPWISQSAVTPDLLAEAGYQYLLDWCMDDQPVWFATRAGGRILSVPYPQELNDIPSIVGRKDSGEQFATMITDTFEEMLTQSAKQSLVMGIALHPYLVGQPHRLRPLRRALQAIVARREDIWITTAGEIAAFSRALPDGIVPT from the coding sequence ATGCAACGGGAGACTGGAGCAGAACCGGAGCGGGCCACCTCACGTGGCGTTCTTGGCGGTGCAACATCCGCACAAGCGGCGGATCCAGCGCGGGGTCTCATCTCTCATGACCGCTACAGCTACAGCGCGATCACGCGCCGCCCCGACTTCGTATGGCCACACGGAAAGCGGCTCGCGGTCTACATCGCGCTCAACCTCGAGCATTTCGCTTTCGGCGACGGACTCGGTGCCGAACTCTGTCCGGGCGGTCCGCATCCGGACGTCCTCAATTACGCCTGGCGCGACTATGGCAACCGGGTCGGCGTGTGGCGGCTCATCGATCTATTCGACGAACTGAAACTGCCCGTCTCCGTGCTCGTGAACAGCAGCATCTATCATTACTGCCCGGAAGTCATGGACGCATTTCGCGCGCGCGGCGACGAGGTCGTCGGCCATGGACGGACCAATTCCGAACGGCAAGGCGTACTCTCACCGGCCGAGGAGCAGCGACTGATCGAGGAGGCGACCGATGTCATCGCGCGTGCCGAGGGACGGCGGCCGCTCGGCTGGCTCGGTCCGTGGATCTCGCAATCCGCGGTAACGCCGGACCTTCTCGCCGAAGCGGGCTACCAATATCTGCTCGACTGGTGCATGGACGACCAGCCGGTGTGGTTCGCGACGAGGGCTGGCGGGCGGATCCTGTCCGTCCCCTATCCACAGGAACTGAACGACATCCCCTCGATTGTCGGGCGCAAGGACAGCGGCGAACAGTTTGCGACCATGATCACGGACACATTCGAGGAGATGCTTACCCAATCCGCCAAGCAGTCGCTGGTGATGGGCATCGCGCTGCATCCATACCTGGTCGGCCAGCCGCACCGGCTGCGGCCGCTGCGACGCGCCCTGCAGGCGATCGTCGCAAGGCGCGAGGACATCTGGATCACCACCGCCGGCGAGATCGCGGCATTTTCGCGTGCCCTGCCCGACGGCATCGTTCCGACATAA
- a CDS encoding TetR family transcriptional regulator, whose translation MTETTAPTSPTRTTTRGKRPRDSALTKEAILRAATFEFCHNGLGGARVEAIAQRAKANMRLLYAYFGDKNGLYIAVLEDVYTEIRAAEQRLKLDDLEPIAAMSGLIDFTFTFFGQHQNYIALINTENLQRGRNMRKSRKIAELTLPLVASIESILRRGVAAGLFRDDVDPIQLYVSITAMSYFHVSNRYTLSAMFDKDLGASDWLELRRKHAQDMILTWLTAPVADRKDKSAGSKATARLSKPSR comes from the coding sequence GTGACAGAGACGACAGCACCGACCAGCCCCACCCGCACCACCACACGCGGAAAGCGGCCTCGCGACTCCGCGCTCACCAAGGAAGCGATCCTGCGCGCCGCGACCTTCGAGTTCTGTCACAATGGCCTCGGCGGCGCTCGTGTCGAGGCCATTGCGCAGCGCGCCAAGGCCAACATGCGCCTGCTCTACGCCTATTTCGGCGACAAGAACGGGCTCTACATTGCCGTCCTCGAGGACGTCTACACCGAAATTCGCGCGGCCGAACAGCGGCTGAAACTGGATGATCTCGAGCCGATCGCCGCAATGAGTGGGTTGATCGATTTCACGTTCACTTTCTTCGGGCAGCACCAGAACTACATCGCCCTGATCAACACCGAGAACCTTCAACGCGGACGCAATATGCGCAAGTCGCGCAAGATTGCCGAGCTTACTTTGCCGCTGGTTGCAAGCATCGAAAGCATTCTGCGGCGAGGCGTGGCGGCGGGCCTGTTTCGCGATGACGTCGATCCCATCCAGCTCTATGTCTCAATCACCGCGATGAGCTATTTCCACGTTTCCAACCGGTACACATTGTCGGCGATGTTCGACAAGGATCTCGGCGCGTCGGACTGGCTAGAGCTGCGCCGCAAGCATGCGCAGGACATGATCTTGACCTGGCTGACGGCCCCTGTCGCGGATCGCAAGGACAAGTCGGCAGGATCGAAGGCGACGGCGCGCCTCAGCAAGCCGTCCCGCTAG
- a CDS encoding amidohydrolase family protein, whose protein sequence is MTAIDTLFQNARLTDGQLVEIAVRGGKIVAIASSPQSYGAVGERRDLGRRLVLPGMVEGHIHLDKCFIGDDWKPHRPCTAGFSVRERVKFEKEALAGAKPIPVRAAALIDLCVSQGTTQMRSHVDVDAKVGLRHFEPIAAAREAHREKLSIQIVAFPQSGILTSPGTAQLLEEAVRAGADLVGGLDPAGHDGDVAGHLDVVFGIAERHGVGIDIHLHDGGLQGISEIEEIARRTKASGLGGKVTISHAYALGEVASDVAQRTAQQLAEAGVAILTNAPGAHAFPPVLLLRDAGVTVFSGNDNIRDSWWPYGDGDLLERAMMVGYRSGFNTDDQLAAAFDMVTTNAARALGLKDYGLTIGGTADFVVLDARHVQEAVVARPKPRDVYKAGRLVGHNGVMVAAGARKQ, encoded by the coding sequence TTGACTGCCATCGACACACTCTTTCAGAACGCGCGGCTGACCGACGGCCAACTGGTCGAAATCGCCGTCCGCGGCGGCAAGATCGTGGCGATCGCGTCGTCCCCGCAAAGCTACGGCGCAGTCGGCGAAAGGCGCGACCTTGGCCGACGCCTGGTGCTGCCCGGCATGGTCGAAGGTCACATCCACCTCGACAAATGCTTCATCGGCGACGACTGGAAGCCGCATCGGCCCTGCACCGCCGGCTTCAGCGTGCGCGAGCGCGTCAAATTCGAGAAGGAAGCGCTCGCCGGCGCCAAGCCGATCCCGGTTCGGGCTGCGGCCCTGATCGACCTTTGCGTCTCGCAGGGCACGACTCAGATGCGCAGCCATGTGGATGTCGACGCCAAGGTCGGCCTGCGACATTTCGAGCCCATCGCCGCCGCGCGGGAGGCGCACCGGGAGAAGCTTTCGATCCAGATCGTCGCGTTTCCCCAGAGCGGCATCCTGACATCGCCCGGAACGGCCCAATTGCTCGAGGAAGCCGTTCGCGCCGGCGCCGATCTGGTCGGCGGGCTTGATCCCGCAGGCCATGATGGTGACGTCGCCGGGCATCTCGACGTCGTCTTCGGGATCGCCGAACGGCATGGCGTCGGCATCGACATTCACTTGCATGACGGCGGTTTGCAGGGCATCTCGGAGATCGAGGAGATCGCGCGACGCACCAAAGCGTCGGGTCTTGGCGGCAAGGTCACGATCAGCCATGCCTACGCGCTCGGCGAAGTGGCTAGCGACGTGGCTCAGCGTACCGCGCAGCAGCTTGCCGAGGCCGGCGTCGCCATTTTAACCAATGCTCCGGGCGCACACGCATTTCCGCCCGTGTTGCTGCTTCGCGATGCCGGTGTCACCGTGTTCTCCGGCAACGACAACATCCGCGATTCCTGGTGGCCCTACGGCGACGGCGATCTGCTCGAGCGCGCAATGATGGTCGGCTATCGCTCCGGCTTCAACACTGACGATCAATTGGCCGCGGCCTTTGACATGGTGACGACCAACGCAGCGCGCGCGCTTGGCCTCAAGGACTACGGCCTCACGATCGGCGGGACGGCGGATTTCGTCGTGCTGGACGCCCGGCATGTCCAGGAAGCCGTGGTCGCTCGTCCCAAGCCGCGCGATGTCTACAAGGCTGGCCGACTCGTCGGGCACAACGGCGTGATGGTGGCGGCCGGCGCCCGGAAGCAGTAA